A single genomic interval of Oenanthe melanoleuca isolate GR-GAL-2019-014 chromosome 13, OMel1.0, whole genome shotgun sequence harbors:
- the AFAP1L1 gene encoding actin filament-associated protein 1-like 1 isoform X1, which translates to MDRLSVLDQLLPELSVLLKLLDHEYLSATTQEKKLAVSTILQKLQPPAGKDVDYMYVNTASLGNGTSFVESLFEEFDCDLRDLQDMQEEEEGDTSDSIALELARNQPAKPVPVDPAPPLPTTPPPEDYYEEALPLGPGKAPEYITSRNSSSPPNSIEDGYYEDADSNYPVTRINGEQKNSYNDSDAMSSSYESYDEEEEEAKGQQLTHQWPSEEASMNLVKDCRICAFLLRKKRFGQWAKQLTIIRDGKLLCYKSSKDRQPHVEVSLATCNVIYVPKDGRRKKHELRFSLPGAEALVLAVQSKEQAEEWLKVIKEASSPAAGGMEAPTSPVMPCKMELDKRLSQEKHTSDSDSVAMGDTGSPATRREHSEHGKGKKSGLADLKGSMSRAAGKKITRIISFSKKKPSPEDTQTSSTEEDIPCCGYLSVLVNQCWKERWCRLKGNTLYLHKDRADLRTHVSAIVLRGCEVLPGLGPKHPFAFRILRHGHEVTALEASCSEDLGRWLGLLLVETGSQTAPEALHYDYVDVETIANIVTAVRHSYLWASSSQDQRADSSRVVYDDVPYEKVQQAEEEPGRPGGAQVKRHASSCSEKSRRVDPQVKVKRHASSANQYRYGKNRAEEDARRFLTEKEKLEKEKAAIRSELMLLRKEKRELREAMKGSTGPRLQELEQRVALLEERCRQKEESRVDLELKLTEVKEQLKQSLAGGPALGLAVTSKAENGETTNKANGNPPEHLVPVNCAAELRKRSPSIIPANTGSVLRKAKEWEKKQT; encoded by the exons ATGGACCGGCTGAGCG TGCTGGaccagctcctgccagagctcagcGTTCTGCTCAAGCTGCTGGACCACGAGTACCTGAGTGCCACCACGCAGGAGAAGAAGCTGGCTGTCTCCACCatcctgcagaagctgcagccccCTGCAG GGAAGGATGTGGACTACATGTACGTCAACACAGCGTCCCTGGGCAATGGCACCAGCTTCGTGGAGTCTCTCTTTGAGGAGTTTG ACTGTGACCTGCGGGACCTGCAGGAcatgcaggaggaggaggagggggacacCAGTGACAGCATTGCCTTGGAGCTGGCGAGGAACCAGCCAGCCAAACCT GTTCCAGTGGATCCTGCTCCTCCACTGCCCACCACTCCCCCTCCTGAGGATTACTACGAGGAGGCGCTGCCCCTGGGCCCGGGCAAGGCCCCTGAGTACATCACCTCCCGCA ACAGCTCCAGCCCCCCCAACTCCATCGAGGACGGCTATTACGAGGATGCAGACAGCAACTACCCTGTCACCAGGATAAATGGGGAGCAGAAAAATTCCT ACAATGACTCGGATGCCATGAGCAGCTCTTACGAGTCCTAtgacgaggaggaggaggaggccaAGGGCCAGCAGCTGACACACCAGTGGCCCTCGGAGGAGGCCTCCATGAACCTGGTGAAGGATTGCCGGATCTGCGCCTTCCTCCTGCGCAAGAAGCGCTTTGGGCAGTGGGCCAAGCAGCTCACCATCATCAGGGATGGCAAACTGCTG TGCTACAAAAGCTCCAAGGACCGGCAGCCGCACgtggaggtgtccctggccacCTGCAACGTGATTTATGTGCCCAAGGACGGGCGGCGCAAGAAGCACGAGCTGCGCTTCTCGCTGCCGGGGGCCGAGGCgctggtgctggcagtgcagagcaAGGAGCAGGCTGAGGAGTGGCTCAAG GTGATAAAGGAagccagcagcccagcagcaggcGGGATGGAAGCCCCCACCTCCCCAGTGATGCCGTGCAAGATGGAGCTGGACAAG AGGCTGTCCCAGGAGAAGCACACCTCAGACTCGGACAGCGTGGCCATGGGTGACACCGGGTCCCCAGCCACCCGCAGAGAGCACAGCGAGCACG GGAAGGGCAAAAAGAGCGGCCTGGCTGACCTGAAGGGCTCGATGAGCCgggcagcagggaagaaaatCACCAGGATCATCAGCTTCTCCAAGAAGAAGCCATCCCCTGAGGACACCCAGACCTCCTCCACCGAGGAGGACATCCCCTGCTGCG gCTACCTGAGCGTGCTGGTGAACCAGTGCTGGAAGGAGCGCTGGTGTCGCCTCAAGGGCAACACGCTGTACTTGCACAAGGACCGCGCGGACCTGCGCACGCACGTCAGCGCCATCGTGCTGCGGGGCTGCGAGGTGCTGCCCGGCCTGGGCCCCAAGCACCCCTTCGCCTTCCGCATCCTGCGCCACGGCCACGAGGTGACGGCGCTCGAG GCAAGCTGCTCTGAAGATCTGGGCCGCTGGCTGGGTCTCCTCTTGGTGGAAACAGGATCCCAGACAGCGCCAGAGGCCTTGCACTATGACTATGTGGATGTGGAGACCATTGCCAACATCGTGACTGCCGTGAGACACTCCTACCT GTGGgccagctcctcccaggatcAGCGAGCAGACTCCTCTCGGGTGGTGTACGATGATGTCCCCTATGAGAAGGTTCAG caggcagaggaggagccAGGGCGGCCAGGGGGGGCTCAGGTGAAGCGCCACGCCTCGTCCTGCAGCGAGAAGTCACGGCGGGTGGACCCGCAAGTCAAAGTGAAGAGACACGCGTCCA GTGCCAACCAGTACAGGTACGGCAAGAACCGGGCTGAGGAGGACGCCAGGCGCTTCCTGACCgagaaggagaagctggagaaggagaaggcaGCGATCCGCAGCGAGCTGATGCTGCTGCGCAAGGAGAAGCGGGAGCTGCGGGAAGCCATGAAGGGCAGCACGG GGCcgaggctgcaggagctggagcagcggGTGGCGCTGCTGGAGGAGCGCTGCCGGCAGAAGGAGGAGTCTCGGGTGGATCTGGAGCTCAAGCTGACCGaggtgaaggagcagctgaagcagtCGCTGGCAGGAGGGCCGGCCCTGGGGCTGGCCGTGACCAGCAAGGCTGAGAATGGG gaaacTACAAACAAGGCAAACGGGAACCCCCCTGAGCACCTGGTCCCTGTGAACTGTGCGGCAGAGCTGAGGAAGAGAAGCCCCTCCATCATCCCAGCCAACACTGGGAGTGTGCTGCGGAAAGCCAAG gaatgggaaaagAAGCAGACTTAA
- the AFAP1L1 gene encoding actin filament-associated protein 1-like 1 isoform X2 produces the protein MDRLSVLDQLLPELSVLLKLLDHEYLSATTQEKKLAVSTILQKLQPPAGKDVDYMYVNTASLGNGTSFVESLFEEFDCDLRDLQDMQEEEEGDTSDSIALELARNQPAKPVPVDPAPPLPTTPPPEDYYEEALPLGPGKAPEYITSRNSSSPPNSIEDGYYEDADSNYPVTRINGEQKNSYNDSDAMSSSYESYDEEEEEAKGQQLTHQWPSEEASMNLVKDCRICAFLLRKKRFGQWAKQLTIIRDGKLLCYKSSKDRQPHVEVSLATCNVIYVPKDGRRKKHELRFSLPGAEALVLAVQSKEQAEEWLKVIKEASSPAAGGMEAPTSPVMPCKMELDKRLSQEKHTSDSDSVAMGDTGSPATRREHSEHGKGKKSGLADLKGSMSRAAGKKITRIISFSKKKPSPEDTQTSSTEEDIPCCGYLSVLVNQCWKERWCRLKGNTLYLHKDRADLRTHVSAIVLRGCEVLPGLGPKHPFAFRILRHGHEVTALEASCSEDLGRWLGLLLVETGSQTAPEALHYDYVDVETIANIVTAVRHSYLWASSSQDQRADSSRVVYDDVPYEKVQAEEEPGRPGGAQVKRHASSCSEKSRRVDPQVKVKRHASSANQYRYGKNRAEEDARRFLTEKEKLEKEKAAIRSELMLLRKEKRELREAMKGSTGPRLQELEQRVALLEERCRQKEESRVDLELKLTEVKEQLKQSLAGGPALGLAVTSKAENGETTNKANGNPPEHLVPVNCAAELRKRSPSIIPANTGSVLRKAKEWEKKQT, from the exons ATGGACCGGCTGAGCG TGCTGGaccagctcctgccagagctcagcGTTCTGCTCAAGCTGCTGGACCACGAGTACCTGAGTGCCACCACGCAGGAGAAGAAGCTGGCTGTCTCCACCatcctgcagaagctgcagccccCTGCAG GGAAGGATGTGGACTACATGTACGTCAACACAGCGTCCCTGGGCAATGGCACCAGCTTCGTGGAGTCTCTCTTTGAGGAGTTTG ACTGTGACCTGCGGGACCTGCAGGAcatgcaggaggaggaggagggggacacCAGTGACAGCATTGCCTTGGAGCTGGCGAGGAACCAGCCAGCCAAACCT GTTCCAGTGGATCCTGCTCCTCCACTGCCCACCACTCCCCCTCCTGAGGATTACTACGAGGAGGCGCTGCCCCTGGGCCCGGGCAAGGCCCCTGAGTACATCACCTCCCGCA ACAGCTCCAGCCCCCCCAACTCCATCGAGGACGGCTATTACGAGGATGCAGACAGCAACTACCCTGTCACCAGGATAAATGGGGAGCAGAAAAATTCCT ACAATGACTCGGATGCCATGAGCAGCTCTTACGAGTCCTAtgacgaggaggaggaggaggccaAGGGCCAGCAGCTGACACACCAGTGGCCCTCGGAGGAGGCCTCCATGAACCTGGTGAAGGATTGCCGGATCTGCGCCTTCCTCCTGCGCAAGAAGCGCTTTGGGCAGTGGGCCAAGCAGCTCACCATCATCAGGGATGGCAAACTGCTG TGCTACAAAAGCTCCAAGGACCGGCAGCCGCACgtggaggtgtccctggccacCTGCAACGTGATTTATGTGCCCAAGGACGGGCGGCGCAAGAAGCACGAGCTGCGCTTCTCGCTGCCGGGGGCCGAGGCgctggtgctggcagtgcagagcaAGGAGCAGGCTGAGGAGTGGCTCAAG GTGATAAAGGAagccagcagcccagcagcaggcGGGATGGAAGCCCCCACCTCCCCAGTGATGCCGTGCAAGATGGAGCTGGACAAG AGGCTGTCCCAGGAGAAGCACACCTCAGACTCGGACAGCGTGGCCATGGGTGACACCGGGTCCCCAGCCACCCGCAGAGAGCACAGCGAGCACG GGAAGGGCAAAAAGAGCGGCCTGGCTGACCTGAAGGGCTCGATGAGCCgggcagcagggaagaaaatCACCAGGATCATCAGCTTCTCCAAGAAGAAGCCATCCCCTGAGGACACCCAGACCTCCTCCACCGAGGAGGACATCCCCTGCTGCG gCTACCTGAGCGTGCTGGTGAACCAGTGCTGGAAGGAGCGCTGGTGTCGCCTCAAGGGCAACACGCTGTACTTGCACAAGGACCGCGCGGACCTGCGCACGCACGTCAGCGCCATCGTGCTGCGGGGCTGCGAGGTGCTGCCCGGCCTGGGCCCCAAGCACCCCTTCGCCTTCCGCATCCTGCGCCACGGCCACGAGGTGACGGCGCTCGAG GCAAGCTGCTCTGAAGATCTGGGCCGCTGGCTGGGTCTCCTCTTGGTGGAAACAGGATCCCAGACAGCGCCAGAGGCCTTGCACTATGACTATGTGGATGTGGAGACCATTGCCAACATCGTGACTGCCGTGAGACACTCCTACCT GTGGgccagctcctcccaggatcAGCGAGCAGACTCCTCTCGGGTGGTGTACGATGATGTCCCCTATGAGAAGGTTCAG gcagaggaggagccAGGGCGGCCAGGGGGGGCTCAGGTGAAGCGCCACGCCTCGTCCTGCAGCGAGAAGTCACGGCGGGTGGACCCGCAAGTCAAAGTGAAGAGACACGCGTCCA GTGCCAACCAGTACAGGTACGGCAAGAACCGGGCTGAGGAGGACGCCAGGCGCTTCCTGACCgagaaggagaagctggagaaggagaaggcaGCGATCCGCAGCGAGCTGATGCTGCTGCGCAAGGAGAAGCGGGAGCTGCGGGAAGCCATGAAGGGCAGCACGG GGCcgaggctgcaggagctggagcagcggGTGGCGCTGCTGGAGGAGCGCTGCCGGCAGAAGGAGGAGTCTCGGGTGGATCTGGAGCTCAAGCTGACCGaggtgaaggagcagctgaagcagtCGCTGGCAGGAGGGCCGGCCCTGGGGCTGGCCGTGACCAGCAAGGCTGAGAATGGG gaaacTACAAACAAGGCAAACGGGAACCCCCCTGAGCACCTGGTCCCTGTGAACTGTGCGGCAGAGCTGAGGAAGAGAAGCCCCTCCATCATCCCAGCCAACACTGGGAGTGTGCTGCGGAAAGCCAAG gaatgggaaaagAAGCAGACTTAA